A window from Mixophyes fleayi isolate aMixFle1 chromosome 12, aMixFle1.hap1, whole genome shotgun sequence encodes these proteins:
- the LOC142108466 gene encoding olfactory receptor 12D1-like encodes MEELNETSVKEFILLGITNLPHLQTFLFITFLLFYLFCFVGNLSIVTVVVADNGLHTPMYFFLGNLSFLDFVYATTTVPKMLSGLLMEDKTISFQGCIIQLHVFHFLGSTEATLLSSMSYDRYVAICNPLRYHVLMSRTICIELAFISWLVGFLYSLLHTILTSRLPFCSANKITHFYCDIKPLLKLACTDTHVNEGLVSIITGSVGIGTFVLIMISYAFIATHLQNIRSDQGRNKAFSTCTSHLIVVLLYYGTAFCMYLRPATKDSLEQDRITAVLVTVITPALNPLIYALRNKEVKRALRKLLLKVNI; translated from the coding sequence ATGGAAGAGTTAAATGAAACATCTGTGAAAGAATTCATACTTCTCGGAATCACCAACCTCCCTCATCTACAGACTTTTCTCTTCATCACATTTCTTCTGTTCTATCTCTTTTGTTTTGTTGGCAACTTAAGCATTGTGACGGTGGTTGTTGCTGATAATGGTCTCCATACTCCCATGTACTTTTTCTTGGGCAATCTTTCATTTCTGGACTTTGTCTATGCAACCACAACAGTTCCAAAGATGTTGTCTGGTTTACTTATGGAGGACAAAACAATATCTTTTCAAGGCTGCATCATCCAACTCCATGTCTTTCATTTCTTGGGTAGCACTGAGGCCACGCTTCTTAGCTCAATGTCTTATGACAGATATGTTGCCATTTGTAACCCATTACGATACCATGTTCTCATGTCAAGAACAATATGTATTGAATTGGCGTTCATTTCCTGGCTTGTTGGTTTCTTATACTCATTGTTACACACAATTCTCACTTCTAGGTTGCCTTTCTGCAGCGCAAACAAAATCACTCATTTTTATTGTGATATTAAACCTCTTCTGAAGTTGGCATGTACGGATACACATGTCAATGAGGGTTTAGTGAGCATAATCACTGGATCTGTAGGTATTGGTACATTTGTTCTAATTATGATTTCATATGCATTTATTGCAACCCATCTTCAAAACATCCGTTCCGACCAAGGCAGAAATAAAGCCTTCTCCACTTGCACTTCTCACCTTATTGTCGTCCTTTTATATTATGGAACTGCATTCTGCATGTACCTAAGACCAGCTACTAAAGATTCGCTGGAGCAGGACAGAATCACTGCAGTCCTGGTTACAGTGATTACCCCTGCTCTAAATCCCCTGATTTATGCCCTGCGGAACAAGGAAGTGAAGAGAGCTCTTAGGAAATTACTCTTGAAGGTCAACATTTGA